atgtcatttttttatattagtgttAACGTCATGTGTTTGCATACCACGTatcaatttgtattattatttttttttattgaaaagaaaaagaaattatcatgTGTGAGATAATTGTAGTCTTTATTACATATAACATAATAGTgttatatattcaatttagttttcatatttaaaattttaattcaattaaaccttaatttattttaaaataaacaaaattttctttcttcaaaataaaatcaaattagtaaTTAAACTTTATACTAAAAACTAACACTTAAGATGTATAAACACGACAATAacacaaatctaaaaaaattatctaatcaaatatttttaaaaactaaaagacttaattaaactaaataaaaataaagagtctaattaaaaatttcaaaatagttaGAGTACGAAAATGAAGTATTGGCCTAAAAATAACATCGCAGcaaattcattgaaaaaaaaatgtgtttgggacatccatttattttaaacattatgataattgattacacTCTAAGCCCAAAGATTAGTTAATGCACATAGACATGATGACCCGAACCCCTCAAAAGATGCAAAATGATTGGGGTGTGCACTGTCAATGAATGGTACTGAATAATGAAGACATTTTCTTGGATCAACATTCAATTCAAAAATTGGGCCGGCCACTGAAAACTGAAAAGGGCCCAATTGATGTTACAAATGTTGGGCAAACATCAAAGCAGAAAGAGTGTTGTATTGTGTTAAGTTGTGTTGAGGTTGCAGTGTCTTTGTGATTTGTTCTAGCAACGTTGGATATAGAGAGAGAATCCGAAGAAGAAAGATGAACACAGACATCACTGCATCCACCAAACCGGAGTACCCTGTCGTTGATCGCAACCCTCCCTTCACCAAGGTTGTCGGCAACTTCAGTACTCTCGATTATCTCCGATTCGTCACCATCACTGGCGTTTCCGTCACCGTCGGCTATCTCTCCGGTCAGTACCCTTACCTATTTTCTTGCCACGTGTCAATTTGTATCGAATCTAATCTAATAtggaaattgaaatttggaaaacaaattttgtttgttAGGGATTAAGCCTGGAATTAGGGGTCCTTCGATGGTTACAGGGGGTCTGATTGGAGTGATGGGTGGCTTCATGTATGCTTACCAAAATTCTGCGGGGAGACTCATGGGATTCTTCCCCAACGACGACGAGGTAGCTCGACACAACAAAAAGTAATCTTTTTTCGTTTCTCGTTACAAAAGCCCTCCTTTGTAGTTGTTTCTGAACATTAATAATCACATTTTGCCTCTCCtattttttaagcttttatTTGTACGGAATTTACTTCATTCTCCTTATAAAGGAGTGATAAAACCTTGCTAGTTTTGGATTCTATAGTTTCGCTTAAGGGAGGCAGTGCCAATGTAATATGTGCTATGCAAGTTTGTGGATTTGGTGCGGGGTTTGTGGATTTTGATGTTCTGTTTGACAAGGTGCATTTTCCTTGTTGATAGTGTTAATTAGATTTTTCAGTCTCTTTGAGCGCAAATGTCTATGAATTCTATGTTGTGTGCCTTTTATCGGCAATGTCTGGTTAGAATGCGCTAAAAAGTGTAAAACATTAGTCATTGTGTCATTTAAGGTTCTTAGAATCTGAGATCTAAGTCTAACCCAATCATACAAAACACATTTACTTAGGTGTGTTTTGCagcatattatatattataatttgcaGTAGGTGTGTTttgcatatatattataatttgattttatctctaCTAGACATAGACTCGTCAACACTCCTCATGTCGTAGACTACATCTTGAGCATTGAACTAGGGAAAACCCAATAGCTGGTGACATGAGACTCTACAAACTTGATTTAGATAGGTTCTTAAGGACACTTATACCATTTTAGAGAGGGaagtttaagtttaacttaattctataaaattgaCTTGTGgtaatttagaaaatgaagtttaagtctaacttaacTTAATTAGAATGATTTCTAATTGGTTCATAAGCTACAAAATCGATTGTCTTTGTGATTCAAGAATGTTGCTGTTATGCCCCAAAAGGGTTGTTAACATCAGCTTACGATGTCTATATGTAGACAAAATATTAAGGTTAGACTATACTTATTATTTAATGGACCACCGTATTATTGATGTTATTGAATCATCACCAATTGCCATATGAACAAAACATAATCAATATGATTGTTTCATTGATTTGAAAAGTATGGAAAACttatttcagaaatagaaacttTAGGGACCAAAAATACGCCCAAATTTTATCAGACTTACTCTTGTGACCAAATGTAAATCGCTTAATTCCagttatttttaatcaaaatcatgATCATCTGATACCGAGTTTGCATACACTCATCCTAATACTGAATTACAGATATACCTATCAGAGTCATGAATGTGTGACATTGAACGTGAAAGTTAAAATGTATTTGTTCTCTATAATCATGAACtgacatatttatttatttattttatttaaagtatattGTTTACATATCAGAAGTTCCTTCTTAGAGAAGGGAAGGCTATCCTGCGATGACGAATATAAACAGATAAGAGTGTTCCACAGTGTCCACTGTGCTATTTGCACTCCGTTTCTCCATGCGCATAATTCTATATTGTATGTGTGTTGCTAATGAACGTATTATTTGCATTAATAAATGAGTGCCTTTCTAAGAAACTGTTTTcaaaagttaatgaatttcGATCTTAAAAGTTGCAGTGTTCTAATCGCGATATATAATGCACTATCATCAACTACCATGTGtatgtttattgataatttaGTAATTAAACGGTTTAACTGCTTGGGAATAGAATGGGAAAGTATGTGGTCTGATTTTACTGGTTTTTACATAtgtaatattttcttcttcctaaaAGTTAGATATTGTCTCCATGATGAACACGATATTTAGCTTGTTGATTCTTTTATGATGGTAACAGTTAAACAGCGtactatatatatagttataaatttacttctgaaatgaatttttattttcacaatgaAAATGGGATACAGGATTTTCAAAGTATGAAAATGTGGAAAAGGCAATATTAGTTTattcaaacttaaatatttgagattttttttgtcatgacattgtatattttttgtagtttataatttttttattcgtataaatattataaactacCTTATTGTCCCAACTAAAGAAATTTATAGTCGGCAACTAAGAAATAGGTCCAAACTTTTAAATGTTCGTGTCAGACATGTCATTTCCTCCATTTGTGAATGGTCAAGTTTGAAATGCCCATGATggcccttttttcttttatctgttTTACTGATTCATAGATACTGCATTTCCTTGTTTGTCTGTCTTTCTTCAACATCACCAAAACGGCTTAGTTAAATCGTGCATGTGTAGTTTGAACCTTAGATCAAAGTAATGCACTATGAATTATGCAATAATCAGTATAGTGTTTCGCCAGAAGAATGTCATAATCAGAAAGACTGGGTTGATTGGTTTTGCATGGTTAAATGACATGGACTCAACCATTATGAGGTGTTTAAATTTCATTGAATATGTTCACTTTGAAAAAGTGTGACATTCACTTTGTTTtatatcttctttcttttctatgtgaaactgtgtgtgtgtgtgtaaatgTGAAAACTGAGAACTGAAAACTAAGTGATGTTAACATCAGTTGATGAGTTGGCTTGAGAAAGCAGTTCACACCTGACTTGCTTGACTGTGGAAGAAGCTGATGTTTGAGTAAATATTGGCCACTGTATCTTTCTAATGCTGAAACTATAGAAGggattttaatatttctaaaatgaaaaaaaatgataaaaatttacaattgattatttactttcataagatttttaacttttaattaaaaaatgtccactttttctgtttcaaaatattactgGTAGACACAAATCACCCTTTCCgcgtaaaagaaaaagagtgtaATTTGAAGGATTGATTGGACGAATTAAAAGCAAGTGATTCCTTCACATCGACATggattgaattttctttttcttttttatagtaCGACATGTATATAGTTACaaagaaagtgaaaacaaaaacaaagattttCACAGCAAATTggaaataatataaactatGTAAATGTGTAGTCTCTTGAACATATAAactattaaagaaataatatatctaGACTTTACtgattttcaaattatgtaaaTGAGGACCTTAAGGGTGTGTTCCCTTTGGGGAGAGGATTTGGGAGAGAATGAGTGGATGAATTTGAAGAGATTTGAGAGTAAATTAGGTGTTGTTtgtttgagtggatttgaaggtaaatgagagtatatttgaaagtaaagtttatgaaaattagtgtaagatttgattgatatgatagataaaaaaaatgttttaatagataaaagatGAGAATTACCAAATTGtccttaataataatagtaatataaaatgagatttaaaagtaatatgttattattattattattattattatttaataatattattatttttattatatacagatatatatggtaaaatatatatttaattagtttaaattaaatttaaagaaaaaaaaaagaaaaaatgttaatgAACTACATAGAaccaatattacaaatttatacaCCTGCAATGTGAAATAATATATggacatttttgtaaaagtATCTATCATTGATAGACTTCACTCATAAATCCTCTCTCAATAGCGAAGATTAATATTTTAGCTATCCCGCAAATCATCACCCATAAATCATCAAATACGAACATACAATCACCCGCATTTCCTTTCCTTGTAACAGTACGAAGACAGCATAAAGGTGAAAAGTGAATGAAAACTCTTTCACTATTGAAACAATTACTAGTCTTTGATGGTTGTGCATGCtctcttttaatctttaaaaaattgttgagTTATAAAtctagttaaaaataattaaaattcatcataatgataattttttatgtcatggaaaaatattaattttatttatgattaaatattatgtttaatacCTTATATCTGTCACTTACTTTGTTTATGAAGTTgcatatttgtatatttaacaTTCGGTAAAGAAggttgtaaaaatataaaaccattaCGTAGATTTGCATAAATTGTTTACTTTGCTTtatgtacatatataaatatgtatatatcctatataaataatataaatggttTATTAACTCTTTCGAAGATTGatatctattttataatttgtatattatttttactttatcttGTTTGGCATATGATTTGGTTTAAAGtacaaaacaatttattatctaattgtaaattttatacaaaaaaaaaatgtttagacAGTTAAAATTTTGGTAGCtaatattataaactaatttagacactagtttataaaataattatatttttttatttattacaaaagctATTTTAGATATCAATGATTTTTAAGTTGtagattaatatttaaaataattattatagtgattatttaaaaaaaatgttgttatttaatgattcttttttttttaaatttaactttttattgttttgttttttttctgaGTTATTTTGGATTAAAATGCATCTTtgaatttattcaaatgttgaatTAGTGGGAGTTTACCTTACATGAAATAAAACATTGATGAAACAGTAAactgttataaataaaaaacacacatatattatatatattatatatatatatatatatatatatatatataaatttgttggTAAGTCTATTAAGGAGACTAGAATTTGTAACTATAGATagattttttttactcttttctctTAATGAAGGGAAAATTTCAACCCATTATTTGACTTATCGATGAAAAAAATCGTTGGTGAGCTTATTATTTAACTTACTAATGAAAAAAATCGTTGGTGAAACGGGTgaggttttcttctttcattatttAACTTACTGATGAATTTGTTTGTCggtaaatgaaatatatattatcgaCGAAAAATTCATCGGTAAAATGAGTAGGAATTTTTCCGCTCCTCTTTACTTTTTGTATGTGAGTCAGACTCTTTATCTATCTCTCATTCTCACATTTCTTCCTCATTTGTGCAAGAGAGTTTCTTCTTCTCCtacttctcaatttttttcttctcttctagTCCATTGTAGCTACAAATCAAGAGAGCCTCCATTTTTGTTAAGCAAAGTCATTGATCCGTTCAATGAAGTTGCCTCCATCGTGCTTCAGCCAGTCCGTCCCTGCCACCATCGCATATTGTCACCACTGTGCATTGCCGCCACCACACGTTTTACTCTAAGTTCAGCGAACATCAAAGTTTATCCCTGTGTTTAATGTATTCAATCTTCTATActggttaaaataaaaaaatgaagaaaccaAATGAAAGAAGGAAGGAGaatggaggaagaagatgaactagATTACAATATTTACCAACAGAATGATCGACCAAATTTTTTCGTCGATAATTATCGACGACATCATCGATGGAAAATTTTGTCGATAATTACAATCGacaaaaattcatcaatataaTTTACCAACAAcaattttatcaacaaaattttgGTCATCAATAATTAGTCGATAAATGAAATTTACATTTATCCCACAGATTTTGACCATCGATactatcaatatttattatagtataattagttttatataaCCAAGTTAACAgaagtaaatatattataaaaagaaatagatgCAAACTATAtcaacatttaatatatatctgtatgttttattaaaataatacgaTTAAATATATCTGGCTCATTCAGCTAAATggaattgtaaaatttaataacagttTAGCAatattttaatggttttataATAATCATGATTAGTACATGTTGCAAAAATTCACAAATGTGgctttaaaagtattttttattgaacttaatacaaaaatataatataatctcaattaatttaaaaggtaTTTCTTAAGTAGTACATTATGTAATGTAATGAGATAAAAAtagtcaaaatttatttatatttaagtctaaagtttattttttgtataattgaGTTTCGAAATAATAAGGTTGTGTAacagtttttaattaaaatttatgaaaaaaatcacACGTGCAATTGCATATATGCGTAAAGAACGTGACgtaaattttctattaataaaaattgaaaatcacgTGATAATAAGAAGTTCTACCTAACCGAGTAAGGCTAGGTAAGTATTCAGACAGCACGTATGAAACGACCAAAATTTTCCTGTATTtcatatattatctttttccatttgaataaacacaaaaaaatcgATATACTAATTAATGAATAGAAAACTCTTagctaaaaaaaaagtaatgactatttttcttaaaaacgtgttaatggaaaatgaaggaatgtattttgatttataatatttttatcaataaatacatcactctatttttatattttatttttgtgaaagacAATGGAAAACTTCAGTGGTGATAgtttgttttcatgtttttaaatttcaattaatagacttgcaaaaatataattctattcttcattttttctataaggaaataattaaaagatttgtttctttaataatttttgtaacaaGTTTGAAATCAATGCTACTTTTATTCCATCAAAAATGAATGACCATGAATTAAACTTGTCCATAAATCACGGCAAGAACGTGTAGTCAAAGACAATCgacaataaacatataaaatagtCAAAATAGTGAGAATTATTCAAATGTAAACACAATTATAACTAATTATTCACGTaactatattttcttttgaaaagatATAACTAATTATACTAATTATGTAATCTAATCAAACTATATACTGTAAcagataatataataatatacaagTGCATGTGCATGTGCACTCCTTGGTGGAAATTGGTTTAGGTATCTcttgtatttatattaattttattccttttctatttacaaaaagaaaaacagctTAAGTAAAATACCTTTTCTCCATGCAATTTAAGGAGGTCTAGAagcaaaaatgaaatgaaaaaacacTGCAGTTTATAGTCACAAAAATCAAtagaaaaaatacaaacaaaaaaccATCCAAAATAAGGAGTATTTgactttttaaaattgtaaaagcaTTTCAAAACCACTtgataaatgttataaaatatttctaaataagTTTCTTCAGAAAATCATTAAGTTTTGCATCTATGTGTttctttatacatatatttaggATTTTAAGTTGTCAATCTATCCAATTCCACATAATCCAATCAcgttttttagaaattaaatggAGTTATCGGGTTAGAATATTGTGTAACAAATAGAACTGAATTGTGTACTCGATCTATatatgtcatatatatatatatatatatatatatatatatatatatatatatatatatatatatatatatatatatatatatatatatatatatatagaaacacCTAACTCAACTAcgtgataaatatataataaacatatttttgtttaataattttaaataattatattttatcttaattacaTAGTATGGTATCAGTTGGTCAAAGAGATAGGATGACTATTTTATCTAAACTTTGTCTCGATCCGGTATGTTATGAGAGGCCGCGTCATTTTTGAGAAAAGTTAATTAGATAAATGACaaatagatatttaataaagatTATAAAGCAAATGGATTATGATTAGACTATTCAGAAAGCAAAAACTGATAgcaaataatgtatttattactattactaCTGTAATTATTATATCCTGTAAACTTAATCCTGAAAGTAccttaatattattaaagacTAAATCAATATTATTAAAGACTACCCAAAGAATAGGAAATTATTAAAGACTAAATCTCAATTGTCCACCAACTTTGCATACCAACGATGCCATGTGGtgtaactttttaattttggttttagttttttatatttcaaagaTGATTTTTAGTTCTTTCGACCACATTATAGTCTGTTTCGTAAGCCATTGTGAATAAAATGCAATAACAAATTAGCTATTTAAGTTCATCAGTTTGGATAACTTTGATTTACATGCTTACTAGtccaattttataattttacattagtttttaaatattccattatgtattaaatttttaatattttattattatgtgatattaattataattaaattttttattaatttttttaatattaatagttgatttacttttttgtatttataacaTATccataattgaaattaaaaattaaaaaaaatcaactttttttaattcatgtaAACTCGCAATCATTTGAGATAAGTCAAACTAATTAACCACACGTTATGCAGGTTAACTTGCTTCATCcgataaaacaaatataagattAGCTGAAATGAAATAGATCGACTCTTGTTATCATTACAAGCCACtatgttaaactttttaaatcattaaaaagatACTATCTACCTTATCTACATATGTAActaaagttttatataattatttacttatgGTGGTTTTATcgtaataattattgaaattggagttaatttcataataaatatattttaaacctGGTCTGTATCGAGCTCattaaagtatatttatatataataattgttaaaaagatgcataaataaaattaagtttctaaatattaataaatgttaaatataattatattaaaattttattacataaGAAGTATATCTTTCCAAATAAGGTAGTAGTGTGCTATTATATTAATGAATGTATACTATTTGCAATAAAATTTGGCGATTCAGCTCATGCATGTTTAATGCAGATTGATATAGTACCCAAATATCTTGTATCAATCTTCCTTTTATATACTTCCGAAATTTGGTGCAAGGTTCTTGGATAAGTCATAATTAAAagtaggtttaaacctctttttggtctctaagttatgaacagatgttcagtttagtctccgcttttaaaaatgtaaacttttggttcctaagttataaaaaatgtatcaaatgagtcaattttttatgttcatggtcaaagtacaaagagtaatttaaagtgctgttattattaagaaacaaatcagagcaatctaaagatgtagcagttgttaagaaacaaccaaaaacagtatttcaagtcaaaaaaggactcatttgatacattttttataacttaaggaccaaagatttacatttttaaaaactggactaaactgaacatccaattataacttagagaccaaaaagagatttaatacttaaaattaaaataacataattcgGATagcttttttattaatttgaaattgtcaaAGAATTTCAAGTTGAACTAATCTCATTAAACTATATATCAGTTGAATTTATTAGAAGTTAAATCAACACATGCAATTTAGCTTTTAAAATAACtctttcatatatttctttGATTAATTTGTTCAAGCATtggtaaaaattttaaaacaggGAATAAAAAATAGTGAAGACGACTAGGATTTATATTCATCATGATCGAGATTACTCATTCAATACCCAATTGGTATCGTTGGATTACACCAATGTCTTGATGATGCCACTCaacttaatattaaataaaccggtttttcctctcttttttcttcaagTTGGGTTCGTTTATTAGATTCTTATGTTAGATTGAATCCATCATCACCTCAAATGGTATTAATTAGGGAggcttcttttataaatatttatatttatatattttttatgtaagcTTCAGCTGCATTTTATATagatataacaattttttttaatgaaattaatattttaatttttagaatgtaACACGTGTTTAGTTTCAGCCAATTTTAGGCACCGTGGAAACTTGGACGCGTTTGACTTagtttgaagaataatttatgatgtaatttttggacaatattttataaattatttttctagtttatgaaaaaaattatcagaaatattttttttttctgaattttaaacttaaaaagaaaaactcagcAACCGTGGAAACATTAGTATTTTCGATGTACCATTctcaacttaaaatattttataaaatgacaaATCACCGAAGACAGCTGTTATATATAAATGCAACATTGACCTTTactttagtttctttttaattgatattaaccaaatgaaattatacaatagttcaatttctttttacaaaattttatcacTATACTcggtattttatatttttatttataaagaaatgaTATCGTTGGCGCAAGACTATATCATCTCGAGATTTGTTTACATTAAAGAATAACATTGTCACAATATCATGATCTCGTATTACCGATGtgattaaagaaattataattgattaatgaatgattaaaaatgagattataataccttaaaaatatt
Above is a genomic segment from Vigna radiata var. radiata cultivar VC1973A chromosome 10, Vradiata_ver6, whole genome shotgun sequence containing:
- the LOC106775330 gene encoding uncharacterized protein LOC106775330, which codes for MNTDITASTKPEYPVVDRNPPFTKVVGNFSTLDYLRFVTITGVSVTVGYLSGIKPGIRGPSMVTGGLIGVMGGFMYAYQNSAGRLMGFFPNDDEVARHNKK